The following proteins come from a genomic window of Triticum aestivum cultivar Chinese Spring chromosome 6A, IWGSC CS RefSeq v2.1, whole genome shotgun sequence:
- the LOC123132615 gene encoding putative F-box protein At4g09190, translating into MEDNNDEHNVSLPQDIQHTILASLPARVVLKFRTVCRFWRDCIQEPNFVDRHLNNALRSHRSIACFTSVDEGLVCMYTFDPTTLNCKSMDLVLSSRFQMSDPCHGLVCAYDLKGAVEVLNPTTRIHLRLPVSELQSLASEYFLGPVPSTKEYKVLCIHHRVRFLTFEVCTVGTQSWRAVRESAGLLKTTKAVIVNDVMHWLLLDEISSNFTRNILSFNLTDEMFSETAVPDAVKDRELHLFEGGGKLHLLAMPGEGSAPKTSEIWVANSTCAVWDHMCNIAFVLPLGMRPLFLHNNKLFYCNQRRFYYVDLQDGSGSYLNMPFGECIISAGIFVESLVLHSVTGLVDSRAMLQSPHDARSFPTGRGPSARGAGSSSASPRRSFKKAKSNINMQWRLA; encoded by the coding sequence ATGGAAGACAACAATGATGAGCATAATGTATCTCTTCCTCAGGATATCCAGCACACCATTCTTGCTTCACTACCTGCTAGGGTTGTTCTCAAGTTTCGAACAGTATGTAGATTCTGGCGAGACTGCATTCAAGAGCCCAATTTTGTCGATCGTCACCTCAACAATGCTCTCCGCTCCCACCGGTCCATTGCTTGCTTCACCTCGGTTGATGAGGGTCTTGTCTGCATGTACACATTTGATCCCACCACACTGAACTGCAAAAGCATGGATCTCGTGTTGTCGAGTAGGTTTCAGATGTCAGACCCATGCCATGGCTTGGTGTGCGCCTATGATTTAAAAGGTGCTGTTGAGGTGTTGAATCCAACAACAAGGATACATTTGAGGCTGCCAGTTTCAGAGCTACAGTCACTTGCTTCAGAATATTTTCTTGGACCTGTGCCTTCAACAAAGGAGTACAAGGTGCTCTGTATCCACCACCGGGTGCGGTTCTTGACATTTGAAGTATGCACTGTTGGCACACAGTCATGGAGGGCAGTGCGCGAATCTGCAGGCCTCCTGAAGACAACAAAGGCGGTCATTGTTAATGATGTCATGCATTGGCTACTTCTTGATGAGATATCCTCCAATTTTACTCGGAACATCTTGTCGTTCAACCTGACAGATGAGATGTTCTCAGAAACTGCTGTCCCAGATGCTGTAAAAGACCGTGAATTGCACCTGTTCGAGGGGGGAGGAAAGCTTCATTTGCTGGCAATGCCCGGTGAGGGATCAGCACCTAAAACCTCAGAGATTTGGGTGGCGAACTCGACCTGTGCAGTCTGGGACCACATGTGCAACATCGCTTTTGTGCTACCTTTGGGCATGAGGCCACTTTTCCTGCACAACAATAAGCTCTTCTATTGCAACCAAAGAAGATTCTACTATGTTGATCTTCAGGATGGGAGTGGTTCCTATCTCAACATGCCTTTTGGCGAGTGCATCATATCGGCTGGGATTTTCGTGGAGAGCCTTGTTCTACATTCTGTGACTGGCCTGGTGGACTCCAGAGCAATGCTACAAAGTCCCCATGATGCTAGATCATTTCCAACAGGGCGTGGACCATCTGCTCGTGGCGCTGGATCGTCCTCAGCAAGCCCTCGACGATCTTTCAAGAAGGCAAAGAGCAATATAAACATGCAGTGGAGGTTGGCATAG